The DNA segment GTTGGCGCATTGAGAACCGTTCGGATGCGAAGGCTTGGTAGCATAGGCTTGAGATGTGCGCCGGTGAGGCGCGGGAGAGGACAAAGACATGGCAGATGTGACCGAGCAAACGGAAGATACCGGCGGACGCCGCTCGCGCGGCGAGGGCCGGGGGGCCGCAGCCCGCCGTGCTTCGCGCACCGGCGGCGGCGCACCGCCATCGCTTCCCTACATCACCCGCAAAATCCGCGAGTACGAGGTTCTCGACGAGGAAGGCCTGGCGCTGATCGAGGCCAATGCCGACCTTATCCTCGAGGAAATCGGCATCGAGTTCCGCGACGACGAAGAGGCACTGGCGTTGTGGAAACAGGCCGGAGCCGATGTGCGCGGGCAGCGCGTGCATTTCCCCAAGGGCCTGTGCCGTCGGCTGTTGAAAACCGCACCGTCCACCTTCACTTGGCATGCGCGCAACCCTGAGCGCAACGTCCAGATCGGCGGCAAGGCGACGGTCTTCGCACCGGTCTACGGCCCTCCCTTCGTGCGCGATCTCGAAGGCCAGCGCCGCTATGCGACGATCGAGGATTTCCGCAATTTCGTGAAGCTCGCCTATATGGCGCCGTCGATGCATTCGTCCGGCGGCACGGTCTGCGAGCCGGTCGATATCCCGGTCAACAAGCGCCATCTCGACATGGTCTACAGCCATATCAAATATTCCGACAAGCCGTTCATGGGGTCGGTGACGGCGCCGGAACGCGCCGAAGACACGATCGCCATGGCCAAGCTGGTGTTCGGCGACGAGTTCGTCGAAAACAATTGCGTCACCCTCAACCTGATCAATGCCAACTCGCCGATGGTTTTCGACGAGACGATGGTCGGTGCCTTGAAGGTCTATGCCCGGCACAATCAGGCCTGTGTCGTCTCGCCGTTCATTCTGTCCGGCGCCATGAGCCCGGTGACGGTTGCGGGAACGCTGACGCAGATTCTTGCCGAAGTGCTGGCCGGTGCCGCCTTCACGCAGCTGATCCGGCCCGGTGCGCCGGTGCTGTTCGGCACGTTTGCGGCCTCGATTTCCATGCAATCGGGCGCGCCGACCTTCGGCACGCCGGAGCCGTCGCTGGTGTCCTATGGCGCAGCCCAGCTTGCCCGCCGCCTTGGCCTGCCGTTTAGAACCGGTGGCTCGCTCTGCGGGTCGAAGGTTCCGGATGCCCAGGCAGCCCACGAATCGGCCAACACGCTGAACATGACGCTGCTTGCCGGCACGAACTTCGTCCTGCACGCCGCCGGCTGGCTCGAAGGCGGTCTGGTCTCGTCCTATGAAAAGTTCATGATCGATCAGGACCAGCTCGGCATGATGCAGAAGATGGCCGAAGGCGTGGACCTGTCCGTGGATGCGCAGGCGCTCGACGCCATCCGCGAAGTCGGCCCCGGCAGCCACTATCTCGGCTGCGCCCATACGCAGGCCAATTTCCAGACAGCTTTCTACCGTTCGGCACTCGCCGACAACAATTCCTTTGAACAGTGGGAAATCGAGGGCGAGAAGCGCGTCGAGCAACGCGCCAATGCGCTCGCTCGCAGCTGGCTGGAACATTACGAGCGTCCGCCGCTCGATGCCGCCATCGACGAGGCCCTGCTCGATTTCATCGCCAAGAAGAAGGATTCGATGCCCGACGCCTTCACTTGAAGAGAGCCCGAACAAGCCAGGGAGCAAGGCGGAGCGGCGCAGGTAGCAGATTTCATCCAAAAGGAAGTCTGGCGCCCACATTACGACAGGCAGGGGCCGAAACCGAAATGAGCGGTCCCATGGCATCCAGCGATGTCTTGAACGAACTCCGTGCAGCGCTTGCGCCGCACGGAGTTTTTTTACGCGGAACGGTCTCGTTTGCCGACGGCGAACCGGCACCTGTGCTGACCAACGGGCAGGCGGTCAAAACCGTTGTCCTCATCGGAAATATCGGAGGTTCGATCTGGCCGGCTTTTGAACGCTGGCGCGAGGGTCTTCCGGATCGCGGCGGGGACAACCCGCTGGATCTCTGGTCGAAAACGGTGATCACGCCTGTGGCACGGCAACTCGGTGCCACCGCTTATTTTCCGTCCGATCCGCCCTTTCAGCCGTTCCAGCAATGGGCGGTGCGGGCGGAAGGGCTGAAGGCTTCACCGCTCGGCATTCTCATTCATCCCGATTATGGCCTGTGGCATGGATATCGCGGCGCTCTCGGTTTCGACCGTCACCTTGTGGCGGAAACTCCCGTCAGTCAAAGCCATGCCTGCGACCACTGTCTGGATAAGCCGTGCCTTTCAACCTGTCCGGCAAACGCCATTCTCGCGGCAGGATTCCAGGTTATGCCGTGCCGTACCCACCTGAAAAGCCCGGAGGGCCAAGCGGGGTGCATGCAGACCGGCTGCATCGCCCGCAACGCCTGTCCGGCCGGGAGCACCTATCGCTACAGTGCACAACAGCTGCGTTTTCACATGGATGCGCTGGGTTTATAGAGTGTCTGCCTCCATTTCGCTGTTGTCACGCGACAGGATCGTATGCGTGTGACATGAGGTGAGCATGTTTGGTTCTTTATCGTACGCAGCTGTCAGCATCGGACTGGCCATGACCGCATCCATACTTGCCGCCGGGAAAGCCGAGGCCGCCTGCCGTGAGGTTATGCACCTGACGCAGAGCTATGCCGTCTGCATCTTCGATCCGGCCGCGAGCCACATCCGCATCGTTCATCGCGGCCGCGATGGCCAGCCTTATGGCGGCTTTGAACCGCTTCTGCGCGATCTGCGCCAGGAGGGCGAGTACCTGGAATTTGCCATGAACGGCGGCATGTATGAGCGCGACCTGTCATCGGTCGGCCTGCTCGTGACGGATGGTATCGAGCGCAAGGCGCTCGACCGGGGACATAGCTGGGGCAATTTCTATCTAAAACCCAATGGCGTGTTCTTCCTGGAAAAGGGCCGGGCCGGTGTGCTCGAAACCGAGGCCTATGTGGACGCGGCGGTGAAGCCGGACTTTGCCACGCAATCCGGACCGATGCTTGTCATCGACGGTCAATTGCATCCGGCGTTCCTGCCGCAGAGCGACAGCCTGCAGATCCGCAATGGTGCCGGCGTCGATCAGAACGGCATGGCAATCTTCGCCATGTCGCTGCAGCCGGTACGCTTCCATGATTTCGCGACGCTGTTTCGCGACGGGCTCGGTTGCGACAATGCGCTGTTTCTGGATGGGTCGATCTCCAGCCTGTTTTCACCGGCACTCGATCGCTACGACAATATCCATCCGATGGGGCCGATCATCGCTGTGATGCGAAAAATGCCGGGCTTGCAAAAATAATTTCGATCCGGCCCAAGGATTGGCCAAGACCGAACGTCTCATACCTAATTGCAATGGAACCGGGCGGCGAATTTGGATGAGGACCTGATCGAAAGGGCGCAGAACGGCGACCGGCATGCCTTCGGCCTGCTGGTGGAGCGCCACTATGATTTCGTCCATTCCATCGCCTGGCGCTGGTCCGGTCATGCCGTCGATGCCGAGGATATCGCCCAGACGGTGTGCCTGAAGCTTGCTCAGGCGATCCGGGCCTTTCGCGGCGCCAGCCGTTTTCGCACCTGGCTTTATACGCTGACCGTGAATGCGGCGCGCGACCACCAGAGAAGCCAGTCGCGCGAACGGCGCAATGCTGCAAACTACCTTGCCGACCCGACCAGCGACGCCGCCAACGATAACCACGATCAGGCCGAGGCGCTGTGGGCGGCCGTGCGGCAATTGCCGGAAAAACAGGGTGACGCCGTGCTGCTCGTTTATGGGGAAGGTTTGTCGCATGCTGGCGCGGGAGATGTCATGGGATGTTCGGAGGCAACCGTGTCCTGGCATGTGCATGAGGCCCGCAAGCGTTTGAAAATCCTGCTCGGCAGGGAGACGGTGTGATGAACGACGATCTGAAAAACCTGGGTCAGATGCGCCCGCCGGAACCTTCGCAGGCGGCACGCGCCCGTGCGCTGTCGCTGGCGCGTGCTGCCTATGACGAAGCCGGAAATACTGCGCAGGCCACCCAAGGAAATGCGGGTGGCCGGCGTCGAAGCTCCATGATCAACAGGCTATGGAGCCCCGTCATGAACAGAAAATTCCTCGCAGGTTCGGCCCTTGCCACGCTTCTTGTGGTGCCAGCCGCCGCTTTTCTCACGCTGGAGCTGACACGGCACGGTTTGCCGGTGGCGACAGGGGAACAGCAGGTCGAGCCGACAACCGGCGTTCAGGCACAACAGGCTGACGCAAAGAAAATGGCGCCGGCGAAACCCCGAACCGAATCCACGTCAGAGACGCTCGCTGGGCGGAGCAAGCCGGCAGCCGAGCCTTCCGGCACCCTGGCTGATCAGGTTGCCGAAAAATTGGCGGTCGAACGGGAAGCGCGGCGCAAAGGCGGTATTAAAGTCATGATCGGCAACCCGGCAGCCGAGCCTGCACAGCAGGAGGCCGAATTCGACGCGGCGCGCCAGTCGCTGGGGAAGCAATCTGCGGCACCGGCTGCGATCGCGACGCAATCGATGGCCGGTGGATCGGGTGCCGGCATCATGCGGTCACCCGCACCGGTCGATACACTCGCGCAACCGGAGGAAAACCGGGACCGGTTTACTTCGGTAGACACCAATCCGGTCAAATCCGTCGCCACCGATCCGGTCTCCACCTTTTCGGCCGATGTTGACACGGCGTCCTATTCGCTGGTGCGCAGGTCGTTGATGGCCGGGCAGATGCCGGACCGCGACAGCGTGCGGGTCGAGGAGATGATCAATTATTTCCCCTATGACTGGCCGGGTCCAGACAGCAAGGATGCGCCGTTCAAGGCCACCGTTACAGTCCTTCCGACGCCGTGGAATACGCAGACGCGGCTGATACATGTGGGGATCAAGGGGTATGATGTGGCTCCGGCCACCGCGCCGCGTGCCAATCTGGTTTTCCTGATCGATGTCTCCGGCTCGATGGACGAGCCGGACAAGCTGCCGCTCCTGAAAAGCGCGTTCCGGCTTCTGGTAGAGAAACTGAAACCCGAAGATACCGTCTCCATCGTTACCTATGCCGGCAATGCCGGCACGGTGCTTGAGCCGACAGCGATCAGGGACAAGGCGAAGATCCTGACGGCGATCGACACGCTGCAGCCGGGCGGCTCGACGGCCGGTGCGCAAGGGCTTGAGGCGGCCTATGATCTGGCCCAGCAGGCTTTCATCGAGGGTGGCGTCAACCGGGTCATGCTGGCGACTGACGGCGATTTCAATGTCGGGCCGTCGAGTGACGAGGCGTTGAAGGCGACGATCGAGGCCAAGCGCAAGAGCGGCATCTTCCTGTCGGTGCTCGGCTTTGGCCGGGGAAACTACAACGACGCGCTGATGCAGACGCTGGCGCAGAACGGCAATGGCACCGCCGCCTATATCGATACGCTGGCCGAAGCGCAGAAGTCGCTGGTCGAGGAGGCAGGATCGTCGCTCTTCCCGATTGCCAAGGATGTCAAATTCCAGGTGGAGTTCAACCCCGATCAAATCGCCGAATACCGGCTGATCGGCTATGAGACCCGCGCGCTGAAGCGGGAGGATTTCAACAATGACAAGGTGGATGCCGGCGATATCGGCTCCGGCCATCGCGTCACCGCTGTTTACGAGATCACGCCGAAGGGTAGCCCGGCGGTGCTGAACGACGACCTGCGCTATGGGTCTGAGCCAGCGCAGGCAACTCAGCCATCCGGCGAGCTGGCATTCCTGAAAATCCGCTACAAGCAGCCGGATAGCGAGACCAGCAAGCTCATCACCACGCCGGTGACGGAAAGCAATGCGGTGGCTACGCTTGCGCAGGCGGGCGAGGATATCCGCTTCTCCATCGCGGTCGCGGCCTTTGGCCAGAAGCTGCGCGGAACGGATGCCGTATCCGCCTATCCCTATGGTTCGATCCTCGACCTTGCGTCCCGCGCAAGGGGTGATGATGCCTATGGCTACCGGGCGGAATTCCTCAACCTGGTGCGGCTCGCCAAAAGCCTCAGCGGAGAGTAAGGCGCCGGTTTGGATGGTGGCAAACGCCCTCCGGTCAAACGGAAGGCGTCTTGCGTTCAGCCGATGGTCCTCATGCATTCACGCTTTCGGATAGGCCTTTTCCAGTCCGCCGGAACGCACCAGGCCTGTGCGAAATGCCTGATAGGCCGCATGCTGGCTGGATTTGGCCGCCTCCATCAGCCGGATCTGCAACCGGGCAGGGGCGTTCGACCCCAGCCATTCGCCGAGTTTTTCGAGCTTGAGGGAATTCAGCAATTTCGCGGTCGAGGCCAGATCGAGCTGGCGGTACAGGCCTTCGATCAGGTTTTCATCCTGTGCGGCATTTTCCATCAGCAGCAACAGATAGGATTTCTCGCTGTCGCCAAGAGCCGCCAGCTTTTCGGCAACGGCATCGCGGGCGGGAAACGGGGCGGCTGTACCGTTCATCTCTTGGCTTTCTCTCGTGATCGGCGGGTCAATTGTGAGGAACTTTACGGACCGAGGCTGGGGCAAAACTGGATTGGGGCGCGGCAAGCAAGGCTGGCACATCCTTGGCAGTGCTAATGAAGCAATGTTCTGGTCCCATAAGCGGCGGATTTTGCCGAAAAGGCGTCCGGGCGTCTTCAGGGACGGAGAGACCAGTGGCCCAGCTTTCGATCTGCATGCCCAGCAACCGGCCTCTGACGACATCGCGCGCTGCGATCGAGAGCGCGCTCGCCTATGCCGGGAAAACCGGCGCGAAACTGATCGTGTCCGACAATTCCTGTGATCCGGAAAAGCGGGCGTTTCTTCAAAACCGTTCGGCCTATCTGGTCTATCATTGGTCACAGAGCGCAGATGCGTCCGGCAATTGGCTGGAAGCGATGTCGCTGGCTGATACGCCGTTCCTGCTGCCGATGGGCGACGACGATGAAATCCATTTCAGTCCCGGCGAAACACCGGTCGATTTGTCGTCGCTGCCGCAGGACGTGGCGGGTATTCGCCCGCAAACTCAGATCTGGACGGCTGCAGGCGGGGTCTGCCAGACGGAGCGCTATACGATCGATGCGCCAAATCCTGCCGAACGGTTGCAGGAGTTCTCCCGCAAGGTGATGGGCAATAACAGCATATTCTACAGCATATACCGGACGAGCACGTTCGTGCCGTTGCTCCAGTTCTTCACCCGCGCACATCCAACCAAAGGCGGCTATTGCGACTGGAGCCTGTCCTTCGCACTGATCGCCAGCGGCCGGATGATCCATGATCCGTCGCTGATCTATCGCTACGATCTGGGCAAATGGGTAACGGAAAGCGGCATCGCAGCTGCCTCAAGCGATCTCTATGAGAGGGCGGGACTGCCTGCGGACAGCGAAAAACATGCCGCTCTCCTGCGTTTCCTCGACATCCACATACTGGCGCTTCGCCACTCGCTGCAATTCACTGCAGCGGAGCGCGGCGAGGTGCTGTTGATGAACGGACGGCTCGCCATGGCGGAATTCTTAAAGAGCGTGCGGACCAATGCTCAAGATTATGACGAGGTGGTGGTCTATCTCGCCGGACTGATCGAGCAGGAGCGCAATATCGATTCGATATTTCATCTGGCGTTGATGATGACGGATTGCATCAAGCCGGGCCTGAAGGATGGCTATATCCGCTTCTTCCAGGCTGCTACCGCCGCCTGAAACAAAGAGAGCCTAAAAATCATCCGATTTTCAGGCTCCCTGATTTTGGGCGTAGGTCGAGATGTCTCAGCCGCGGCGGCGGCTTCCGCGTTCGCGGGCCGGGGCCGAGGGGCCTTCGTTGGCGGTCTTGTTGCGCATCGGGCCGATGCGCTCGACGATGGTTTCAACGGTTGGCCGTTCGCCCGGCACGTAGCTGTCGAGCGCCACGCGCATCGCGGCCAGATGCTCGCACGAGGTGCCGCAGCAACCGCCGATGATTTTTGCGCCGGCATCGCGGGCAAGACGGGCATAGTCGGCCATCAGCGGCGGCGTGCCGGAATAATAGATTTCCGAGCCGCGGAATTCCGGAATGCCGCAATTGCCCTTGATGATGATATTGGCCTGCGGGTTGGCATCGGTCATGTCGAGCAGCGACGACAGGATGTCGGATGCGCCAACGCCGCAATTGGCGCCGGTTGCAACCGGACCGCTGCCAATGTCCTGGGCGACCGCGAACATATCCTTCGGATGCAGGCCCATCATCGTCTTGCCGGCCGTGTCGAACGAACCGGTATAGACATAGGGCAGACCGACCTTGACGGCTGCTTCTGCGGCCGCACGGATTTCGTCTGCGGCCGACATGGTCTCGATCCAGGCGACTTCGGCGCCGCCGGCCTTCAGGCCCTCGATCTGCTCGACGAATGCTTCGACCGCATCCTCATAGCTCATGGCGCCCAGCGGGATCAGCAACTCGCCGGTCGGGCCGACCGAACCGGCCGTGATCACCTTGCGCGGAGCCTTGTCGGCAACGGCACGGGCGATTTCGGCTGCGCGCTTGTTGAGATCGTAGACGCGATCCTGGGCCTGGTGCAGTTTCAGGCGGTGGCGCGTGCCGCCGAAGGAGTTGGTGAGGATGATGTCGGCGCCGGCATCGACGAAATCCTGATGCAGCTTGGTGATGTTGTCAGGCTTGGCTTCGTTCCAGAGTTCCGGGGCCTCGCCCGCTTCCAGACCCATCGCAAACAGCGAGGTTCCGGTCGCACCGTCGGCGAGAAGCACGCCCTTTTCAGCGAGCAGGTCGGAAAGCGGATTGGCGTGCACGGTCATGGGAAATCCTGATCTCATCGGGTTTTCTAATCATATAAAGATATCCTTATATGATTGCAACCCTGCAAAACCGGATGTTCTCAATCCGCACTGCGCCGCAGATTGCAATGCGCTGCCATATTCAGCCCGAAAACCGCCAGCGCCAGAAGCATCCATTGCGGATCGGCACGGTTGAGGATGAAGGATTCCATCATGCCGTTATACGTCATGAAAATGATGACCATCATGCAGAACTCGGAGAAATTGCGGCTGCCGCTGTGGCGGGCAGCGCGCAGATAGTCGATGAGCGGCTTGACGAACAGAAGCAGGATCATCACCGCCCCGCCAGGAATACCGAAGGTCAGCAGCGCATCGAGAAAGGTATTATGCGCCGATACGATGCCGCGTACGTCCCAATCCGCTTCGAAATTGGCTTCCATGCCGCGAATGACCGGGGATTGCCAGAAGCTGGCATAGCCATGGCCGAACCAGGGATGGGCGGCAATGCTCTCGGACGCAAACTGCCAGATCGCATCGCGGCCGGTGAAGGTCGGATCCTCCAGAACGGCTGCCGTCATGGCGTGCAAACCGGGCGAATAGATCGTGCCGACAGTCAGGCAGGTAACGAGCGCGGCGAAACACAGGTGCACGGCGACGATGGCCCCGGCGCTGCGGATAGCGCTGCCGCACAGCACGATGCCGATTGCCAGCGGCAGGAAACCGATCGTCGTCTTCGAGCCGGTGTGCAGGACGAAGATGACGGCCAGCAATGTGATCGCCCAGCCGCGCAGCCGCGCGCCGGAGCGAAGACAGTAGATGCCGAACATCGCGAGCACTGAAAAGACTGGGGCGGACACGTTCTTGTGGGAGAGATGGCCGCGCCAGTAGCCAGCATGCCAGGACTCCAGCGCAGACGCCTGATGGATCGCTCTTTCGGGCAGGAGAACGAGGGCGGCATAGTTGATGACGAGCAGGAGCAGCACCGCGTTGGCACAGGCCTCGACAAATTCCTTCTCGCTGCGCGGCAAGACCAGCACGCCGGCAACGATCAGCATGGCGACCAGGCTGAGCGTCACGCCGCGCGCCGAAGCGGCCGGATCATAGGATTGCATGCAGGAGAAATAGGCGATGGCAAAAATGATCAGCCAGCTCGGCGAGACCAGTTGCAGCAAGGTGCGCGGAGCAACGGTGGCCAGCATGAAGAAAATGAACAGGGCGCCGAGCCCGATATAGCCGATCTGGTTGACGACATTCGCCGTCGTCCCGGGATTGCCATCAGATACGACGTCGCCCATGAACGGATTGAGACTGAAGATCATGATGAACAGGCCAAAGCCCGACAGGAATGTCGTTGCAGCCCGCATCATCGCTGCGGCCCCTTCGGGCGCTGCCTGCGGTATGATGATTCTGGCGTCTGCTTGGCGCAAGGCGGTTATCCGTGGCTGGCGGCGAAGCGGCCGGCGGGTTTTGCCATTCATCCACCGCCCAGAGCGATCCGGACCCGGCTGCGCGGCGCGCGTCTGAAAGCGGTTCTGGATTGCCAGCTCGCACAGTGCCTCGACAGGGTTAAATCGCGGTAAAGACCGGTCCTGCCGTTCATCCAGATGTCTGCAATCGCCGCGCTCAGCGATCGAATTCGTTTACCTATCTGCCGGATTTACAATGCAGGTTCCCCTCCGGTTAACGCAAAATTTCGGGGCGTTGCCTAACGCTCGCCCGATCCTTTTTTTCGTGCGCGCTGCGTGCGCATGGTTTGCGTCGTCGATGGAGCAAAGAGCATCATGACCAGTTCCGAAATCCGCAATCCTGCCGCCGCAACATCAGGTGGTGCTCAGAACCCATCGCGGGTTCGCTTCGCGGTGCTGGATTCCTGGCGCGGGATTTGCGCGCTGCTGGTTGCGATCATG comes from the Pararhizobium qamdonense genome and includes:
- a CDS encoding trimethylamine methyltransferase family protein, which translates into the protein MADVTEQTEDTGGRRSRGEGRGAAARRASRTGGGAPPSLPYITRKIREYEVLDEEGLALIEANADLILEEIGIEFRDDEEALALWKQAGADVRGQRVHFPKGLCRRLLKTAPSTFTWHARNPERNVQIGGKATVFAPVYGPPFVRDLEGQRRYATIEDFRNFVKLAYMAPSMHSSGGTVCEPVDIPVNKRHLDMVYSHIKYSDKPFMGSVTAPERAEDTIAMAKLVFGDEFVENNCVTLNLINANSPMVFDETMVGALKVYARHNQACVVSPFILSGAMSPVTVAGTLTQILAEVLAGAAFTQLIRPGAPVLFGTFAASISMQSGAPTFGTPEPSLVSYGAAQLARRLGLPFRTGGSLCGSKVPDAQAAHESANTLNMTLLAGTNFVLHAAGWLEGGLVSSYEKFMIDQDQLGMMQKMAEGVDLSVDAQALDAIREVGPGSHYLGCAHTQANFQTAFYRSALADNNSFEQWEIEGEKRVEQRANALARSWLEHYERPPLDAAIDEALLDFIAKKKDSMPDAFT
- a CDS encoding ferredoxin, with the protein product MSGPMASSDVLNELRAALAPHGVFLRGTVSFADGEPAPVLTNGQAVKTVVLIGNIGGSIWPAFERWREGLPDRGGDNPLDLWSKTVITPVARQLGATAYFPSDPPFQPFQQWAVRAEGLKASPLGILIHPDYGLWHGYRGALGFDRHLVAETPVSQSHACDHCLDKPCLSTCPANAILAAGFQVMPCRTHLKSPEGQAGCMQTGCIARNACPAGSTYRYSAQQLRFHMDALGL
- a CDS encoding phosphodiester glycosidase family protein; this encodes MTASILAAGKAEAACREVMHLTQSYAVCIFDPAASHIRIVHRGRDGQPYGGFEPLLRDLRQEGEYLEFAMNGGMYERDLSSVGLLVTDGIERKALDRGHSWGNFYLKPNGVFFLEKGRAGVLETEAYVDAAVKPDFATQSGPMLVIDGQLHPAFLPQSDSLQIRNGAGVDQNGMAIFAMSLQPVRFHDFATLFRDGLGCDNALFLDGSISSLFSPALDRYDNIHPMGPIIAVMRKMPGLQK
- a CDS encoding RNA polymerase sigma factor; protein product: MDEDLIERAQNGDRHAFGLLVERHYDFVHSIAWRWSGHAVDAEDIAQTVCLKLAQAIRAFRGASRFRTWLYTLTVNAARDHQRSQSRERRNAANYLADPTSDAANDNHDQAEALWAAVRQLPEKQGDAVLLVYGEGLSHAGAGDVMGCSEATVSWHVHEARKRLKILLGRETV
- a CDS encoding vWA domain-containing protein, which translates into the protein MNDDLKNLGQMRPPEPSQAARARALSLARAAYDEAGNTAQATQGNAGGRRRSSMINRLWSPVMNRKFLAGSALATLLVVPAAAFLTLELTRHGLPVATGEQQVEPTTGVQAQQADAKKMAPAKPRTESTSETLAGRSKPAAEPSGTLADQVAEKLAVEREARRKGGIKVMIGNPAAEPAQQEAEFDAARQSLGKQSAAPAAIATQSMAGGSGAGIMRSPAPVDTLAQPEENRDRFTSVDTNPVKSVATDPVSTFSADVDTASYSLVRRSLMAGQMPDRDSVRVEEMINYFPYDWPGPDSKDAPFKATVTVLPTPWNTQTRLIHVGIKGYDVAPATAPRANLVFLIDVSGSMDEPDKLPLLKSAFRLLVEKLKPEDTVSIVTYAGNAGTVLEPTAIRDKAKILTAIDTLQPGGSTAGAQGLEAAYDLAQQAFIEGGVNRVMLATDGDFNVGPSSDEALKATIEAKRKSGIFLSVLGFGRGNYNDALMQTLAQNGNGTAAYIDTLAEAQKSLVEEAGSSLFPIAKDVKFQVEFNPDQIAEYRLIGYETRALKREDFNNDKVDAGDIGSGHRVTAVYEITPKGSPAVLNDDLRYGSEPAQATQPSGELAFLKIRYKQPDSETSKLITTPVTESNAVATLAQAGEDIRFSIAVAAFGQKLRGTDAVSAYPYGSILDLASRARGDDAYGYRAEFLNLVRLAKSLSGE
- a CDS encoding glycosyltransferase family protein; amino-acid sequence: MAQLSICMPSNRPLTTSRAAIESALAYAGKTGAKLIVSDNSCDPEKRAFLQNRSAYLVYHWSQSADASGNWLEAMSLADTPFLLPMGDDDEIHFSPGETPVDLSSLPQDVAGIRPQTQIWTAAGGVCQTERYTIDAPNPAERLQEFSRKVMGNNSIFYSIYRTSTFVPLLQFFTRAHPTKGGYCDWSLSFALIASGRMIHDPSLIYRYDLGKWVTESGIAAASSDLYERAGLPADSEKHAALLRFLDIHILALRHSLQFTAAERGEVLLMNGRLAMAEFLKSVRTNAQDYDEVVVYLAGLIEQERNIDSIFHLALMMTDCIKPGLKDGYIRFFQAATAA
- the bmt gene encoding betaine--homocysteine S-methyltransferase codes for the protein MTVHANPLSDLLAEKGVLLADGATGTSLFAMGLEAGEAPELWNEAKPDNITKLHQDFVDAGADIILTNSFGGTRHRLKLHQAQDRVYDLNKRAAEIARAVADKAPRKVITAGSVGPTGELLIPLGAMSYEDAVEAFVEQIEGLKAGGAEVAWIETMSAADEIRAAAEAAVKVGLPYVYTGSFDTAGKTMMGLHPKDMFAVAQDIGSGPVATGANCGVGASDILSSLLDMTDANPQANIIIKGNCGIPEFRGSEIYYSGTPPLMADYARLARDAGAKIIGGCCGTSCEHLAAMRVALDSYVPGERPTVETIVERIGPMRNKTANEGPSAPARERGSRRRG
- a CDS encoding O-antigen ligase family protein, translated to MRQADARIIIPQAAPEGAAAMMRAATTFLSGFGLFIMIFSLNPFMGDVVSDGNPGTTANVVNQIGYIGLGALFIFFMLATVAPRTLLQLVSPSWLIIFAIAYFSCMQSYDPAASARGVTLSLVAMLIVAGVLVLPRSEKEFVEACANAVLLLLVINYAALVLLPERAIHQASALESWHAGYWRGHLSHKNVSAPVFSVLAMFGIYCLRSGARLRGWAITLLAVIFVLHTGSKTTIGFLPLAIGIVLCGSAIRSAGAIVAVHLCFAALVTCLTVGTIYSPGLHAMTAAVLEDPTFTGRDAIWQFASESIAAHPWFGHGYASFWQSPVIRGMEANFEADWDVRGIVSAHNTFLDALLTFGIPGGAVMILLLFVKPLIDYLRAARHSGSRNFSEFCMMVIIFMTYNGMMESFILNRADPQWMLLALAVFGLNMAAHCNLRRSAD